The genomic region TCAACCCCGCTAAGAtgactttatttgttgcttcggcCTGACCATTCCCTTGAGGATAGGATAGTGTTgaatatccatttcttattcccattCCTGTACAGTACCGTcggaaagccttgctatcaaactgaagcccgTTATCAGAAATCAAGGTGTGAGGGACTCCAAAGcgagttatgatatttttctagaTGAATTTCCtcgcatccacatccctaatgttgGCTAACGGttcggcttccacccacttcgtAAAGTAATCCGTGCCGACAATGAGCCATCTCTTATTACCAATTGCCCGAGGAAAAGGTCCAACAATATCTAAACCCCACTTAGCGAAGGGCTATGGGCTGGACAACGGATTTAAAGCacctcctggttgatgaatgtttggcGCAAATCTTTGACACTAATCACATTTCTTGGCATACTCTTGGGAGGTTTTCTGCATGctcggccaccaatacccttgagtcATGGCTCTGTGAGCTAATGATCTTCCTCCGATGTGGCTCCCACACaccccttcatgcaattcttccaacaAAGGTTCCAcggcttcaggatgtacacagAGCAGATACGGCCCTGCATAGGAACGCCTATAGAGCTTCTGCTCCTCTGACAGCCAATAACGGGGAGCGCTTCTTCGTACCTTCTCGGCCATTGCTCCATCTTCAGGTAGTACACCGTGCTGCAAGAAAGCTATGattgggtccatccagcttGGGCCCACATGAATGCTGTGAACCCGCACCATCGAGATGCTTGTCAAGCTAGAGGTCTGTAAATCCCCCACCATGACCATACGTGGTAATTTTGAGCCTAGTGAAGTGGCTAACATTGCTAATGAGTCAGCATGAGCATTCTGTCCCCTTGGGACTTGTTATACTTGGAAACTTTCAAACAAACTCAACACCCCTTTGACTCGTTTGAGATAGCTCTTCATTCGCTCATCTTTTGCCTCAAATTCTCCATTAACTTGCCCTACCACTAGTCTGGAATCACAATATAACCTCACTATCCTTCCTCCCAAGTGTTTGACCATTTGGGCACCCACCAAGAGAGCTTCATattcagcctcattattagtggctgaGAATCCCAGcctcaatgatttttcaatgACTAACTTTTCGGGAGAAATTAACACGACCCCAACCCCGGCTCCCTTTCGATTTGATGCCCCATCCGTGTAGACTTCCCAATGAGTGACGTTTTCCATCCCAATGGTCATTACTGTCATCATGGTATCTTCGCGGTTAATCTGTCCTTCCGTGAACTCGGCCACGAAATCGGCAAGTATTTGCCCTTTGATAGCTGtccgaggcatatatttgatatcataAGCTCCCAGCTTGGTGCCCCACTTTGCTACACGACTCGTGTAGTCTGACTTCCTCATGATAGCTTGCAAGGGCAACTGAGTGAGTATCACTACGATATGGGCTTGAAAGTAATGGGGCAATTTCCTCGTTGCATGCTCCACGgctagaagcgctttttccaaaaGTAGATATCGTTGTTCTACTTCCTGTAAGGACTTGCTGACATAATATATTGGTTTCTAGACCCCATCATCATTCCGTATCAAGACAAGACTTACGGCATGATCTGTGACGGCTAGATAAGCATATAACACTTCTTCCTTTTCTGGTCTTGATAATATCGGTGGCTTAGCTAGGTATTGCTTTAAGTCCTCAAAAGCCAAATTACATTCATTAGTCCACTGGAAatctttccacttgtgcaaaaGGCGATAAAATGGGCGGCACCTATCTgcggaccgagatatgaacctattcaaggctGCAATCATACCGGCTAGCTTCTACACTTCTTTCGGATTCCGAGGGGCATGCAAGCCTTAGACAGCCTTGATTTGATgaggattaacttcaattccccgatgagttATCATGTACCCTAGAAACTTTCCCGAGCCcactccaaaagaacactttgatgcATTCAAGCATAACTTGTGCTTTCTTAAAACTGAGAAGGTTTCATGCAAATCCTTCAAATGGTCTTccgtttttttacttttaattaccaTATCATCGATATAGGCTTCCATATTACGCCTCAACTGCGagtcgaacattctggtcaccaTCCGTTGGTAAGTGGATCCTGCGTTCTTAAGACCAAAAGGTATCACTCGGTAATGGTAGTTGCCATTAGAGGCGCGAAAAgccgtcttctcctgatcattcaATGACAAAGGGATCTGATGATACCCTTGGAATgcatccaagaagctcattcGGGGATGCcccacagttgcatccaccagttgatcaattcTGGGTATAGGGAAGggatccttgggacatgccttATTCAGATCTGTAAAGTCAATACagactctccatttcccattcttcttttttaccatgACAGTGTTGGCCAGCCACTCAGGATAGAAGATCTCCTTGATCGCACCAGCTTGC from Castanea sativa cultivar Marrone di Chiusa Pesio chromosome 11, ASM4071231v1 harbors:
- the LOC142617006 gene encoding uncharacterized protein LOC142617006; translation: MIAALNRFISRSADRCRPFYRLLHKWKDFQWTNECNLAFEDLKQYLAKPPILSRPEKEEVLYAYLAVTDHAEVEQRYLLLEKALLAVEHATRKLPHYFQAHIVVILTQLPLQAIMRKSDYTSRVAKWGTKLGAYDIKYMPRTAIKGQILADFVAEFTEGQINREDTMMTVMTIGMENVTHWEVYTDGASNRKGAGVGVVLISPEKLVIEKSLRLGFSATNNEAEYEALLVGAQMVKHLGGRIVRLYCDSRLVVGQVNGEFEAKDERMKSYLKRVKGVLSLFESFQTSSLTSISMVRVHSIHVGPSWMDPIIAFLQHGVLPEDGAMAEKVRRSAPRYWLSEEQKLYRRSYAGPYLLCVHPEAVEPLLEELHEGVCGSHIGGRSLAHRAMTQGYWWPSMQKTSQEYAKKCD